In Spinacia oleracea cultivar Varoflay chromosome 5, BTI_SOV_V1, whole genome shotgun sequence, a single window of DNA contains:
- the LOC110791462 gene encoding uncharacterized protein, with product MLKLRSNFNGFQRFNVVHGFRHLLLYSTSSSISVEGNPEFVNYLVESLGLPTQHALSTSTKLARVRQLRGAKNFSDFNFVDNADSVVKYLKKIGLEHSHIRKAVVSVPQILLCNVNRTLIPKTQAIEKLGISGSDFAEVVSVNPSIFVTTSNTNIVSAIKALREVTGSDLHVIAILKKLVDKRFVGNSKYLVANVALLRNYGIPDESIRKYLLRLPSALVRETEYLEDAMIRVEEKLGISRNSPQFLLGLHLLSSHNEKAIQSKRETYMSFGWTESDVAALFRKNPPCFGLSIATIKKKLGFLMNELGYEPNVLILQSCLLTYSLEKRTMLRHKVLLVLKEKGFIKMDYRLSSVLSCNEARFLERFVLPFKEVHQIYSKHTGLSLEALTQRSLEKISNPV from the coding sequence ATGCTCAAACTTCGCAGCAACTTCAATGGTTTCCAAAGGTTCAACGTCGTCCATGGTTTCCGTCATCTTCTACTCTATTCAACTTCATCCTCAATTTCAGTCGAAGGAAACCCTGAATTCGTGAATTACTTGGTGGAGTCTCTAGGTTTGCCCACTCAACACGCTCTCTCTACTTCCACTAAGCTCGCCCGCGTTCGTCAACTTCGAGGTGCGAAGAATTTTAGTGATTTTAATTTCGTTGATAATGCTGATTCCGTTGTTAAATATCTCAAAAAAATTGGACTGGAACATTCTCATATTCGAAAGGCCGTTGTTTCTGTACCCCAAATTTTATTGTGTAATGTTAACAGAACCCTAATTCCCAAGACCCAAGCTATTGAGAAATTGGGTATTTCTGGGTCTGATTTTGCTGAGGTTGTCAGTGTAAATCCTTCAATATTTGTTACGACCTCAAATACCAATATTGTTTCTGCAATCAAAGCTTTGAGGGAGGTTACGGGTTCTGATCTCCATGTGATTGCCATTTTGAAGAAATTAGTCGACAAAAGGTTTGTTGGAAATTCCAAATATTTGGTGGCAAATGTAGCGTTGTTGCGAAATTATGGGATCCCCGATGAATCAATTCGGAAATACCTACTTAGGTTACCATCCGCTCTTGTCCGGGAAACTGAATATTTAGAAGATGCAATGATTAGGGTTGAAGAGAAGTTGGGGATTTCCCGAAACTCTCCACAGTTCTTGCTTGGGCTTCATTTGCTATCCTCTCATAACGAGAAGGCTATCCAGTCGAAAAGGGAAACGTATATGAGTTTCGGTTGGACTGAATCTGATGTTGCAGCTCTTTTTAGAAAAAATCCTCCCTGTTTTGGGCTGTCTATCGCTACAATTAAAAAGAAGTTAGGTTTTCTCATGAATGAACTGGGTTACGAGCCTAATGTCTTAATATTGCAGTCTTGCCTTTTAACTTATAGCTTGGAGAAGAGAACAATGCTAAGACATAAGGTACTATTGGTCTTGAAGGAGAAAGGTTTTATAAAGATGGATTACCGTCTCTCTAGTGTACTAAGCTGTAACGAGGCTCGGTTCTTGGAGAGGTTCGTTCTACCGTTCAAGGAAGTCCATCAAATTTACTCTAAACATACAGGTCTTAGTTTGGAGGCGTTAACTCAGAGATCGTTggaaaaaatttcaaatcctgTTTGA